The following are encoded in a window of Dromaius novaehollandiae isolate bDroNov1 chromosome 11, bDroNov1.hap1, whole genome shotgun sequence genomic DNA:
- the NUP62CL gene encoding nucleoporin-62 C-terminal-like protein isoform X1: MNQFSFGSGAAGGGFTFGVPKTAAATTAATGFSFSTSAASGGFSFGTAAQTPASSQPAGLFSLSTPASTAQPAGFSFGTQPAATAAPAGAVFSLGGNAPKLNLGGSSTTQAAGITGGFGFGGSVPASAPSSQAAAPSGFVFGSAGTTATTTQSGTTGGFTFSSGSATQAATPSFSISTVSSAAPQAAPAGLTFGAAPAAAATTAATLGATTQPATAFSLGGQCSGLNFGSLTSTAATSAPTGTLTTSTSQAPALSFGAKLGVTSTASTTATSTTPSLLGSTGPTLFASIASSSAPTSSTSTGLSLGATSTATATLGTLGFGLKVPGTTAAATSTVTSSSSAPGVSFALNIKPLTTTGTIGAVTSTATVTTATASAPPVMTYAQLESLINKWSLELEDQEKHFLHQATQVNAWDRTLIENGEKITSLHREVEKVKLDQKRLDQELDFILSQQKELEDLLTPLEESVKEQSGTIYLQHADEERERTYKLAENIDAQLKRMAQDLKDIIEHLNTSGGPADTSDPLQQICKILNAHMDSLQWIDQNSALLQRKVEEVTKVCESRRKEQERSFRITFD, from the exons atgaaccagttcagcttcgggtcgggcgcggcgggaggcggcttcaccttcggcgtgccgaagacggccgccgccaccacggccgcgacgggcttctccttctccacctccgccgcctcgggaggcttcagcttcggcacggcggcgcagacgcccgccagcagccagccggccgggctcttctccctcagcacgccggccagcaccgcgcagcccgccggcttcagcttcggcacgcagcccgccgccacggcggcgccggccggggccgtgttctcgctggg gggaaATGCACCCAAATTAaacttgggaggcagtagcacaactcaagctgcaggtatcacaggaggctttgggttcggcggctctgtaccggctagtgcgccctcaagtcaagcagcagccccctctggctttgtttttggctctgctggtaccaccgccactaccactcagtctgggacaactggagggtttactttttccagtggtagtgcaacccaggcagcaacacccagcttcagtatcagcaccgtaagcagtgcggccccgcaagcagcgcccgcggggttgacctttggagcagcgcctgctgccgctgccaccactgctgccaccctaggagcaacaacacagccagcaactgccttcagccttgggggacagtgctcag GTCTAAACTTTGGATCATTGACTTCAACAGCAGCCACTAGTGCACCTACAGGAACGTTGACCACTAGTACAAGCCAGGCGCCCGCTCTCTCTTTTGGAGCCAAACTTGGAG TAACATCCACAGCTTCTACAACTGCTACTAGCACCACACCTTCCCTTCTTGGTTCAACTGGGCCTACGCTGTTTGCATCTATAGCAAGTTCCTCAGCACCAACGTCTTCCACATCCACAGGCCTCTCAC TTGGTGCCACTTCCACTGCTACAGCCACTCTTGGAACTCTTGGATTTGGATTAAAAGTTCCTGGGACAACAGCTGCAGCAACAAGCACTGTGACTA gctcttcctctgctcctggTGTTAGCTTTGCTTTGAATATTAAGCCATTAACTACCACTGGTACCATTGGAGCTGTGACTTCTACAGCTACTGTAACCACAGCAACAGCCAG CGCACCTCCAGTGATGACTTATGCCCAGCTTGAGAGCTTGATAAACAAGTGGAGTCTAGAACTTGAAGATCAGGAGAAACACTTCCTTCATCAAGCTACGCAAGTTAATGCCTGGGATCGGACATTGatagaaaatggagaaaag ATTACTTCATTGCACAGAGAAGTAGAGAAGGTGAAACTTGATCAGAAGAG actgGATCAGGAACTAGACTTTATTCTGTCACAACAGAAAGAGCTGGAAGACTTGTTGACTCCTCTGGAGGAGTCTGTGAAGGAACAGAGCGGGACTATCTACTTGCAGCATGCAgatgaagaaagggagagaac ATATAAACTGGCTGAAAACATAGATGCTCAGTTAAAGCGTATGGCACAAGATCTCAAGGACATCATTGAGCACTTGAATACATCAGGAGGCCCAGCAGACACTAGTGACCCG ctTCAGCAGATCTGTAAAATTTTGAATGCACATATGGATTCATTGCAGTGGATTGACCAGAACTCAG cCCTGTTGCAGAGAAAGGTAGAAGAGGTGACAAAGGTTTGTGAGAGCCGCCGCAAGGAGCAAGAGCGCAGTTTTAGAATCACATTTGATTGA
- the RBM41 gene encoding RNA-binding protein 41 isoform X2, protein MRRVNTSLSSDDLLLEDLETEGERQLKSLLHHQLDTSVSIEQCKSKRRCFAPAAFYKPFGEEAAGALTLSQFQALQESDKEIASLRELGLSDSEILLWKNRASTEKGSGLGAAPEATQDRLHAIQEKMEERQRILSLPQRFAGSKQLSRREMEIENALFQGTDRHSFLRALYHQDDTQKKTANEKDPMVHLETVYQELLSKQLPEELQPTKSDPCLPLSVAPEGPVLEEASLPEQAELETSPSLPLTKPHQSPPRPVTIKEPVEFVPEEEICKNRLSEEELRSIPRFASYHPGEPSKKENSPPVQFRLLSGRMRGQAFITFPDTQAAQNAMQLVNGYNLQGKPLVIEFGKSKGHSSEADSATPSSCTGENPPAK, encoded by the exons ATGCGGAG AGTCAACACCAGCCTGTCCAGTGATGACCTCCTCCTGGAAGACTTGGAGAcagaaggagagaggcagctgaAGAGCCTCCTTCACCACCAGCTTGATACCAGTGTCTCCATTGAACA GTGCAAATCGAAGCGGAGATGCTTTGCCCCTGCAGCTTTTTACAAGCCTTttggggaggaggctgcaggggcTTTGACCTTGTCACAGTTCCAGGCCCTGCAAGAGAGCGACAAAGAAATTGCTTCTCTCCGGGAACTGGGGCTCTCGGACTCAGAGATCCTGCTCTGGAAGAACCGGGCTTCAACAGAGAAG GGCTCAGGGCTGGGAGCGGCCCCTGAGGCCACACAGGACCGACTCCATGCCATCCAGGAGAAGATGGAAGAGCGTCAGCGCATACTCTCCCTACCGCAGAGGTTTGCTGGCAGCAAGCAGCTGAGCCGGCGGGAGATGGAGATTGAAAATGCACTCTTTCAGGGAACAGACCGTCAttctttcctccgggcactctaCCACCAAG ATGACACTCAGAAGAAGACAGCAAATGAAAAGGACCCCATGGTTCACCTGGAGACTGTTTATCAAGAGTTGCTGAGCAAGCAGTTGCCTGAGGAGCTCCAGCCTACAAAGAGTGATCCATGCTTGCCCCTTTCTGTGGCCCCAGAGGGGCCTGTGTTAGAGGAGGCATCGCttccagagcaggcagagctggaaacAAGTCCCAGCCTTCCTTTAACAAAGCCCCACCAGTCCCCGCCAAGGCCTGTGACTATAAAAGAGCCTGTGGAGTTTGTCCCAGAAGAGGAGATCTGTAAGAACCGGCTCTCAGAGGAAGAGCTCCGGAGTATCCCCAGGTTTGCCTCCTAccatcctggggagcccagcaag AAGGAGAACAGTCCACCAGTCCAGTTTCGCCTGCTGAGCGGCCGGATGAGGGGTCAGGCTTTCATTACCTTCCCTG ATACTCAGGCAGCACAGAACGCAATGCAGCTGGTGAATGGGTACAATCTGCAGGGGAAGCCACTGGTTATCGAATTTGGGAAAAGCAAGGGGCATTCATCAGAGGCTGACTCTGCCACTCCCTCCTCCTGTACTGGAGAGAACCCCCCTGCCAAGTAA
- the RBM41 gene encoding RNA-binding protein 41 isoform X1: MRRVNTSLSSDDLLLEDLETEGERQLKSLLHHQLDTSVSIEQCKSKRRCFAPAAFYKPFGEEAAGALTLSQFQALQESDKEIASLRELGLSDSEILLWKNRASTEKGSGLGAAPEATQDRLHAIQEKMEERQRILSLPQRFAGSKQLSRREMEIENALFQGTDRHSFLRALYHQDDTQKKTANEKDPMVHLETVYQELLSKQLPEELQPTKSDPCLPLSVAPEGPVLEEASLPEQAELETSPSLPLTKPHQSPPRPVTIKEPVEFVPEEEICKNRLSEEELRSIPRFASYHPGEPSKVLYLKNLGPRVTMKDLVSLFARFQKENSPPVQFRLLSGRMRGQAFITFPDTQAAQNAMQLVNGYNLQGKPLVIEFGKSKGHSSEADSATPSSCTGENPPAK; the protein is encoded by the exons ATGCGGAG AGTCAACACCAGCCTGTCCAGTGATGACCTCCTCCTGGAAGACTTGGAGAcagaaggagagaggcagctgaAGAGCCTCCTTCACCACCAGCTTGATACCAGTGTCTCCATTGAACA GTGCAAATCGAAGCGGAGATGCTTTGCCCCTGCAGCTTTTTACAAGCCTTttggggaggaggctgcaggggcTTTGACCTTGTCACAGTTCCAGGCCCTGCAAGAGAGCGACAAAGAAATTGCTTCTCTCCGGGAACTGGGGCTCTCGGACTCAGAGATCCTGCTCTGGAAGAACCGGGCTTCAACAGAGAAG GGCTCAGGGCTGGGAGCGGCCCCTGAGGCCACACAGGACCGACTCCATGCCATCCAGGAGAAGATGGAAGAGCGTCAGCGCATACTCTCCCTACCGCAGAGGTTTGCTGGCAGCAAGCAGCTGAGCCGGCGGGAGATGGAGATTGAAAATGCACTCTTTCAGGGAACAGACCGTCAttctttcctccgggcactctaCCACCAAG ATGACACTCAGAAGAAGACAGCAAATGAAAAGGACCCCATGGTTCACCTGGAGACTGTTTATCAAGAGTTGCTGAGCAAGCAGTTGCCTGAGGAGCTCCAGCCTACAAAGAGTGATCCATGCTTGCCCCTTTCTGTGGCCCCAGAGGGGCCTGTGTTAGAGGAGGCATCGCttccagagcaggcagagctggaaacAAGTCCCAGCCTTCCTTTAACAAAGCCCCACCAGTCCCCGCCAAGGCCTGTGACTATAAAAGAGCCTGTGGAGTTTGTCCCAGAAGAGGAGATCTGTAAGAACCGGCTCTCAGAGGAAGAGCTCCGGAGTATCCCCAGGTTTGCCTCCTAccatcctggggagcccagcaag GTGCTGTATTTGAAGAACTTGGGCCCTCGAGTGACAATGAAGGACCTAGTATCCTTGTTTGCTCGGTTCCAGAAGGAGAACAGTCCACCAGTCCAGTTTCGCCTGCTGAGCGGCCGGATGAGGGGTCAGGCTTTCATTACCTTCCCTG ATACTCAGGCAGCACAGAACGCAATGCAGCTGGTGAATGGGTACAATCTGCAGGGGAAGCCACTGGTTATCGAATTTGGGAAAAGCAAGGGGCATTCATCAGAGGCTGACTCTGCCACTCCCTCCTCCTGTACTGGAGAGAACCCCCCTGCCAAGTAA